The genomic window GCAAATCGTATGATCAACACTAAAATCGTAATTGAGTGACAATTGCACTTTCAGTAGTTGCATTTCCTTTGAGTCATATCAAACCACCTCTCGTCAATGTGGAAAATTATGCTCATATCAATGAATCTAGGCCTGTCATTCTCCAATGTTGCTTGATCCAACATGAATGTGCAGAACTTGAGTCTAGCTATCTTGTTAATTGGCTTGAGTAAAGTCTTTAAGGTGTTGGTGAAGGGCTATATAACACCCAGAGACCTAGAAAGAGCTCTGGTTGTTTTCCTCCTATTTAGCGGGATTGTAGATATCCTAGGGAGGTCAAGATCTTTTCTCTTGTGACATGCTTTACCTCTCTTTTGGTTAGACATCAACTTTGGAGCCGTCTACAATTTGATCACGGGCAAATCTCCATATTGATCCGACGGTTCTAAGACTTATATGTAATAGGCCAACAACCTTCTCTTTGTCCTTTTTCTCAACTTCTCCATCTTTACTCAGTGCTTTCAAAGCAATATATGTAGTAAATTTGTGCTTATTTGGCAGTTTTTTTCTTATTGGTTGTTGAACACCTGCAAAGGAGCAAGTTTCTTTACTCCAACAATGCAAATACTCCAACAATCCAAATTCAGTTAACATTACTCCAAAATTCAGTTAACTGCAGTACTCCAAACTATAAGATTCAGTTAACTGTAGTACTCCAAGTAACTGAAATGACTGCCAGTAACTGAATATTTTCAAGTTAATTTTAGTTAATTGAATTTTTCCAAATGACTGCAAGTTAAGAGTACTAGTGGATGGCAAGTTATCAGTAGGATAATGTTAACATGAGTACTAGTGTAGTGGATGCACCAGTCCATTTGCATAGTGTAAATCCACTAGTTCACCCACTATTCTCATCCTTAAGTTAATGGCAATGGAGTAAATAGTGGATTGATTACAGTGGATAAACTAGTGGAGTGGGTGCAGGAGGGTGGATAGTGTTAATTTCTGTCCTAAAGTTAGTGGCAATATATGTAGGAGGGTGTACTAGTATAGTGGATGCAGGAGGGTGAACTAGTGTTAAATTCAAGTTATTTTTTGTTCTAAAGTTAATGGCAATATAGTGGATGAACTACTGTCAGTCCATTTGCAAATATACTCCATTTGCACGGTGTAGTGGATGGTGTAAACATGTTTAGATGGAGTATTATTGTTCTTCTTTTCTGGTCACGGTGTATTATTTAATCTATCTATTGTTACTTCATTGTTATACTCAAGAGCATctatgtatctatctatctatctggtGTACTATTTGATCTAGTATCTTCTGTTATCAGTTGTAGTGGATGAACTCCATTTCTGTTTTGATTCACTACTGTTACTCCATTTGCATCATCTCTGTTCTGAAGTTAATGGCAATATACTCCATTTACACAATTTACAAAAGTTAACAGTGGGGTTCCTATTGCATCATTCTCTTTCCAATGatcttcctcttcctcatgatTTTTCATATTTTCTTATTATGCACTAAAATTAGGGAGTATCTTATCAGTTACTTATTcgtactagtaagcatgcacgtgcaacgcacgtctcaaacaaaacaagttgacatggtatcagaTCGCTACAAAATGTTATCATGTCACTCAAATTATATTTTCAAAAAGTGTGACATATTTCTGATCCAACACATGTATCCTAGTCTATAGTAAAAACATCTATTCTGGATCTAATTTTTATTATTATAATGTGAGGTGAATCGGACACGACCGATAAAAATAAGACAACTTCTTTTTTGGTTCGGACAAGGCCGTGATCAATCACAATCTCTCCCGTCACTGCCTAGTACAGTACTCTACATAGTAGTATTAAGAAAAAACGTCAGATTTCTAAAAAAAACCGTCAGTCATCATCTCCACTGCCGCCTCAGATTCTTCTCTGGATAGTTCACCACCACTCCCTCACAATCTCCTCCGTTCCCCATTCTCTCCACCATAGCCAGCACTCCCTGGtcaggccgccccctccccttcgtCACCATCGCCGGCCCTCCCCGGTCAGGCTGCCCTCCCCTTCGTCACCAGCCCGGCCGCTCTCTCACACCCCGTAGGTCAAAGGTTGAATTTTTATCCGCCGCTGATGGTGCTGCTGGGCGAGGAGGCGCTGGATGCGCGTGCGCCGGCGCTGGATCTGCTCCGTCTGGCTCCGGCGACCTTACCCCGTGGCTCCGGGACAGGAAGGCTACCCCGACGACATACAGGTCTGCCCCCTTCTCCTTTcctcttggatttcttcttcttcccttccctgAGATGAGATGTACGTTCCTGCCTCACGCACACAGCAACTGGACTCTATGCACAGCGAGGAGGATGAAGACACCCAGCCATGGATTTTTAGCAGCACTCACTCAAGGAAAAAGTGCGCCACCTCCCGCCTCCCCTCTCTATTTGATTCAATTCTACAGGAGTGTATGCGTGTTCCTCACACCTTGTTGCTCTGTTGGTGTTCGTGCTGGGCTGCAGGAGACCTCAACACGCCAATGGATGCAGCCAGCCTCCAACTCACCACGCACCTGCACCAACTTGATGTAGGGAGAGGAGGAGTGAGGCTTCTCTCACGGGATGACGCCCAGCCATGGGGCAGCAACAATCCAAGGTCAAGCCTCCCTCTACCTCTCTCTCGTTTTGATTTCATAGGTCTGGTTCCCTGATTTTTCTGCTGCTCTAGATTCACTTGCATGCTTGACTGAATCTAGTTGCTCTCAGGCCCTAGTGTTCAATGAGATAGGCATTGCACTGTTTACTAATTTAATTTGCTTGCCTGCAGCCACATGGTCCAGAGATAGAATTGAGATATTCAGACTAAGTTTAATGATTTGCTGGTTATAATTACTGAATTTCGCTTGGTGCTATCACTGTCGACCTCTAGTGCTGAATCAGTTGTACACTGTACTGTTTACCAATTTAATTTGCTTGCTTGCTGCCACATGGTCCAGAGATAGAAATTCAGATATATTGAGACTAAAGTTTAATGATGTGCTGGTCATAATTGGTTCAGTGACTAAATCTGTCCCCAAACTATCAAAATTGTATGTCAAAGCTAAAAAACTATCAAAACTTTGCTTTCAAGATGAGCCTAAATTCAGTAAGATGTGTGCGCAGCTTGCTTTCAAGAATGTTAAACTACTCCATGCTTATTTAAACTAATTCCTCCTACAGATTGTTGTCAAAATAAGCCTAAATTCAGAGTCTTCGAAAGTCAATTACTTTGAGCCTTTGAGTTAGGAGATATACCAGTCTCTTTGTAGTTTGCTCTTAATAAACTCTTCCCTTGGCCATGATGAGATGTTTAAGTCTTTCCACTTATCAGTTTTTAGTTCCACTTGAAGCGATGCATATTCGAATACATTTTCTAGTCCTTTGAGCTGTTGAATGAATAAATGAAAAAGTATCAGCATCACAACCGAACAATAACAGAAATCGTGTTATCAAAAGATGGTGTAGTGGGACTAATGACTAACCATAGCGGTGAGGTCTTTGCGGCTCATTCCTGGGCCTAGCGAGTCGAGCACCTGGATGCATCGCTGCCCGGCATTTATAACTGCTAGGTACCAATGGAAGTGTTCAATGTTAACTGGAATGTATATCTGAAAATAGGGTTTTTGTTAGTTTAGGTCCCATCTATACAAACATTTATATGGAACTGAGACTCACCATATCATGTTCCAAATAAGTTATAGCCAATTCAATTGGGGCATAGATAATG from Triticum aestivum cultivar Chinese Spring chromosome 3B, IWGSC CS RefSeq v2.1, whole genome shotgun sequence includes these protein-coding regions:
- the LOC123065578 gene encoding uncharacterized protein isoform X2, translating into MVLLGEEALDARAPALDLLRLAPATLPRGSGTGRLPRRHTGDLNTPMDAASLQLTTHLHQLDVGRGGVRLLSRDDAQPWGSNNPRTMQNRNRSNERMSLLTSSHACKGACRGVCRRRCAVRRQSRQCGRRRLKDACKGACRGVCRRRCAVRRQSRQCGRRRLKD
- the LOC123065578 gene encoding uncharacterized protein isoform X1 translates to MVLLGEEALDARAPALDLLRLAPATLPRGSGTGRLPRRHTARRMKTPSHGFLAALTQGKRDLNTPMDAASLQLTTHLHQLDVGRGGVRLLSRDDAQPWGSNNPRTMQNRNRSNERMSLLTSSHACKGACRGVCRRRCAVRRQSRQCGRRRLKDACKGACRGVCRRRCAVRRQSRQCGRRRLKD
- the LOC123065578 gene encoding uncharacterized protein isoform X3, whose translation is MVLLGEEALDARAPALDLLRLAPATLPRGSGTGRLPRRHTARRMKTPSHGFLAALTQGKRDLNTPMDAASLQLTTHLHQLDVGRGGVRLLSRDDAQPWGSNNPRTMQNRNRSNERMSLLTSSHACKGACRGVCRRRCAVRRQSRQCGRRRLKD